Proteins co-encoded in one Plasmodium berghei ANKA genome assembly, chromosome: 11 genomic window:
- a CDS encoding splicing factor 3B subunit 5, putative, with product MSTFDRFNIHAQLEHLQSKYQGSGHADTTRWEWLTNIHRDTLASHVGHYSRLAYFSIAENEPIAKIRYRCLQNMSLPITPRPKKN from the exons ATGTCTACATTTGATAGATTTAATATTCATGCACAATTGGAGCATTTGCAAAGCAAATATCAAGGATCGGGACATGCAGACACAACTAGATG GGAATGGTTAACAAACATTCATAGGGATACATTAGCATCTCATGTTGGTCATTATTCAAg gCTAGCTTATTTTTCTATTGCTGAAAACGAACCTATTGCTAAGATACGTTATCGTTGTCTTCAg AATATGTCACTCCCTATAACTCCACGCCccaaaaaaaactaa
- a CDS encoding RWD domain-containing protein, putative, translating into MFRDNNKKKCIKLKEEKKYNNNKPKEPKENNNIEKSNTNLIKNNENKTNCSELNTNGIDKEILLKCEELQKQELEALKLIYVRDRELIIKNEQNKERDTTIYMELNDENDYCNNIINITIELPKDYPLKSFIIININVKNFTADMNDYINQEIYKDIQNYLEQECIILNVIYKINELVEKLKNNKDTLSEKNNYSTYSSSEDDKINEKYLNNNIDTQNSNSDIKNSQNISFLYYNKMSFGKRILSRRLCYSHHILSQVKRACIIKWARELKIGGYSKIGYPGIIICEGPKEEVDFYVNSLNKLRWKHFDCRGMEDIVLNEYEHLDDMRVLPKNMNELDPKSMSTLSNICSECGLRDLFLTSMKIYGYRNNELSNKQKTLTEKDKSDNHKKKKKKK; encoded by the coding sequence ATGTTTCgcgataataataaaaaaaaatgtataaaacttaaagaagaaaaaaaatataataataacaagCCAAAGGAACcaaaggaaaataataacattgAGAAAtcaaatacaaatttaataaaaaataatgaaaacaaaACTAATTGTTCTGAACTTAATACTAATGGCAtagataaagaaatattacTTAAATGTGAAGAGTTACAAAAACAAGAACTTGAAgcattaaaattaatatatgtaagAGACAGagaattaattataaaaaatgaacaaaataaagaacGTGATAcaacaatatatatggaattaaatgatgaaaatgattattgtaataatattataaatataacaattgAATTGCCTAAAGATTATCCACTAAaatcttttattataataaatataaatgttaaaaattttacTGCTGATATGAATGATTATATTAATCAAGAAATATACAAagatatacaaaattatttagaacaagaatgtataatattgaatgttatatataaaataaatgagttagttgaaaaattgaaaaataataaagatactttatcagaaaaaaataattattctaCTTATTCATCTTCTGaagatgataaaataaatgaaaaatatttaaataataatatagacacacaaaattcaaattcagacataaaaaatagtcaaaatatttcatttttatattataataaaatgagttttggaaaaagaatattatCTAGACGCTTATGTTATTCCCATCATATTTTAAGTCAAGTAAAAAGAGCATGCATAATTAAATGGGCCAGAGAATTAAAGATTGGGGGATATTCAAAAATAGGTTACCCaggaattattatttgtgaAGGTCCTAAAGAAGAAGTAGACTTTTATGTTAATagtttaaataaattgagATGGAAGCATTTTGATTGTCGAGGAATGGAGGATATTgtattaaatgaatatgaaCATTTAGATGATATGCGAGTTCTTcctaaaaatatgaatgaaCTAGATCCAAAATCTATGAGCACATTATCTAATATTTGTTCTGAATGTGGATTGAGGGATCTATTTTTGACTAGTATGAAAATTTATGGTTATCGTAATAATGAATTATCTAATAAGCAAAAGACATTAAcagaaaaagataaaagTGATAAccataaaaagaaaaaaaaaaaaaaataa